One region of Clostridia bacterium genomic DNA includes:
- a CDS encoding flagellar hook-length control protein FliK, with product MAAPGVWGGSPTGVRVSDRPATGRHDAADAPDMTAAAMDGRRTAEARPASAPGVSMPANHDRTAAHDAKTLARATGGTEANVAAARGALTGDATVTLAAAATGADHRVSGGHEAIPGVRGDLAGADGSRSAIGGGTSTVPGTSDPGAAPAASVTAASPVATGVQVAAVPVTAAANVTAGRAADGAAAANPSAVRGAGGTERDPGAVQSLRRAKGVGRPGTGTPAGTPAAATGEHLVGAGHAAATGTASLKGAAAARAIRGASPSDAGPWSPELAEGQAPQDPLAAALRGGANPSWRMRLDGGPLGPLGVHVEARHAMVAAHFQAQPDTAALLQQTADQLAGSLAQQGLSLAQFGVNDQAWRGAPGDHSADPEPGRAGAAARSTVAGFSRGGVTRTSAIPGAREWQM from the coding sequence GTGGCTGCCCCTGGCGTGTGGGGCGGGTCACCGACCGGCGTGCGGGTCAGCGACCGGCCGGCGACCGGACGTCACGATGCGGCGGACGCCCCCGACATGACGGCGGCCGCGATGGACGGGCGCCGGACGGCCGAGGCGCGCCCGGCGAGCGCGCCAGGCGTGTCGATGCCGGCGAACCACGACCGCACCGCGGCGCACGACGCCAAGACGCTCGCGCGCGCGACCGGCGGCACGGAGGCGAACGTTGCGGCGGCCCGCGGGGCCCTGACCGGCGATGCGACGGTAACGCTCGCAGCCGCGGCGACGGGCGCGGACCACCGCGTCAGCGGAGGCCATGAGGCGATCCCCGGCGTGCGGGGGGACCTCGCCGGCGCGGATGGCTCGCGGTCCGCAATCGGCGGCGGGACGTCAACCGTGCCGGGGACAAGCGACCCGGGAGCGGCACCGGCCGCGTCCGTCACGGCCGCGTCCCCGGTGGCGACCGGCGTGCAGGTGGCTGCGGTGCCGGTGACCGCGGCGGCCAACGTGACCGCCGGGCGCGCAGCCGATGGTGCCGCGGCAGCCAATCCGAGCGCAGTGCGTGGCGCAGGGGGCACCGAACGCGATCCGGGCGCGGTCCAGTCTCTCCGCCGGGCCAAGGGCGTCGGCCGCCCAGGTACCGGGACGCCGGCGGGCACACCCGCGGCGGCGACCGGTGAACATCTCGTGGGCGCCGGCCATGCAGCCGCGACCGGCACCGCGTCCCTCAAGGGCGCTGCGGCGGCTCGCGCCATCCGCGGCGCATCCCCGTCGGATGCCGGGCCGTGGTCGCCGGAGCTGGCGGAAGGTCAGGCGCCGCAGGATCCCCTGGCCGCGGCGCTGCGCGGCGGCGCGAATCCCTCGTGGCGCATGCGCCTCGACGGCGGCCCGCTGGGACCCCTGGGCGTGCACGTGGAGGCCCGTCACGCGATGGTGGCGGCGCACTTCCAGGCCCAGCCCGACACCGCGGCGCTGCTCCAGCAGACGGCGGATCAATTGGCCGGCAGCCTCGCCCAGCAGGGTCTGTCGCTCGCGCAGTTCGGCGTGAACGACCAGGCGTGGCGCGGGGCCCCCGGGGATCACTCGGCCGATCCTGAACCGGGACGCGCCGGAGCGGCCGCGCGCTCGACCGTCGCGGGCTTCTCTCGTGGAGGCGTGACGCGGACATCGGCCATCCCGGGTGCGCGCGAGTGGCAGATGTGA